CCGACGATGCATCGGCGCGCGTGTTCAAGGCTTTCGGCGATGCAGCTAGAGACCATGCCGCCGCGCGCGGCGGCCGGCTGGCAGCGGCCGAGTAGCCGCTTCCACCCAGCGGAAGCGGAGCGGTGGGCTCAGGCCTTACCGTTCTTGACGTGCACCGTCTCCGGCACCGCCGTCAGCGGCTTGCCCTCGTCGAACCACGACACGAGATTGTCGACGACGAGATCGGCCATCGCCTGACGCGTATGGAGCGACGCGGAGCCGACATGCGGAAGCAGGCTCGCATTCGGCGCCTGCATGAGATCGTCCGGGACGTTCGGTTCCTTTTCGAAGACGTCGAGGCCGGCCGCCATGATCGTGCCGTCCGAAAGCGCCTTTGCCAGCGCCGCCTCATCGACCGTGGTGCCACGCCCGATATTGACGAACACGCCTGTCGGGCCGAGCGCCGCCAGCACTTCGGCGTTCACCGCCTTCTCAGTCGACGCGCCGCCGGGCGCGACCGAGATCAGCGTATCGACGCTTTTTGCAAGGCCGACCAGCGTGTCGTGATAGGCATAGCCGAGCCCGTCGACCTTGCGGCGGTTGTGATAACTGACCGGCAGACCGAATGCCTCGACACGGCGCGCGATCGCCAGGCCGATGCGCCCCATGCCGAAGATGCCCACCGAGCGCGCCCGCAACGTGCCGCGTGTCAGCGGGTAATTGCCCGCGCTGGCCCATTTTCCCGCGCGCAGCCACGCTTCCGCCTTCGGCAGTTCGCGAACGGCGTTGATGAGCAGGCCGATCGCCGTGTCGGCGACCTCCTCGGTGAGGACGTCGGGCGTATTCGTCACCATGACGCCCTTGGACCCTGCATGCTTCGCATCGACATGGTCGTAGCCGACACCGAAGCTCGCGATGATTTCGAGATTGGGCAGGGCATCGATGAAGGCAGCGTCGATCCGGGTCATCGAAGCGATGCCGCGCACGCTCCCACGCTCGTCCTCGGAAAGAAGGCTTGCATCGGCAGCCTTCACATTCAGTGTCGGGAACAAGGCATTGAGGCGTTCAACCGCATGCTTATGCATATGCGATGGTACGAGGATCGTGGCTTCTTGACGTTTCGACACTGCATGCTCTCCTGAATGCGACTATCGGCGCGCAGACTAGAGGAAGTCATCCCAAGTTTGAACCTTGGACGACCAC
This portion of the Mesorhizobium sp. CAU 1732 genome encodes:
- a CDS encoding 2-hydroxyacid dehydrogenase encodes the protein MHKHAVERLNALFPTLNVKAADASLLSEDERGSVRGIASMTRIDAAFIDALPNLEIIASFGVGYDHVDAKHAGSKGVMVTNTPDVLTEEVADTAIGLLINAVRELPKAEAWLRAGKWASAGNYPLTRGTLRARSVGIFGMGRIGLAIARRVEAFGLPVSYHNRRKVDGLGYAYHDTLVGLAKSVDTLISVAPGGASTEKAVNAEVLAALGPTGVFVNIGRGTTVDEAALAKALSDGTIMAAGLDVFEKEPNVPDDLMQAPNASLLPHVGSASLHTRQAMADLVVDNLVSWFDEGKPLTAVPETVHVKNGKA